cgtcgaggtgcgcagcaAGCCCCGCACGGCACCGCTGAGCATGCTGGCGCGTCGTGACGATGATGATCTAGGTAGTTGGTAGCTATGCGTCCTTTACCTTGTCCATGAACGGGTCCTGCCAGTAGCTGATCGAGAGGCGCAGCCAGACCCACatcacgccgagcgcgcagTAGACACTGGTCGCCATCAAAGGAAGGAACTCGATGCGTGGCGACGCAAGGGTCGGTGCCGCCGCAACCGCGAGCGGCCACACGACATTCGTGACGAGGGCCaagagcgcgaggccgtaCATGTACTGCGTCTCGAAAAAGTGCACAATCTCGCCGAGGTTCGTCGGCATcgggcgcaggacgcggcggtgcaATGCGTGGCGCACGACCGCGAACCAGATCGCGCTGTACACGAGCTTGAccggcgtctcgagcggcgtAAAGAGCAGCGGAAAGAGCGACACGATCGACACGGCCGACAGCAGCTCCCAGATGCGCAGGTAGGCGtagccgtgcgcggcgacgaggctgAGCGGTACCACGGCGAGGAGGATCGCCTTTTCGTGGACGTGCCATCCGACGGCAAACGACGTGAGGCCACAaagcgcgacgcacagcacgagcgcgcggtACGTCGGCCGCTGCCACAGGCGCACCGCGTACAGCACCATGCAAGCAAGAGCGAGCAGGAagcacgtcggcggccgcacgtCGGGCAGCACGCCAAACGCGGTATCCCCGACGATgccacgcgacgccgacacGACGCCCGACTTGCCGGTCGCAAAGAGCAGGACGcgatcgagcgccgtgtaGAGCGCCCAGACGTTCGGCGCCCAGTACGCATGGATCAGGCCGCGGTGGAACGgaaagaggcgcgcatACATGGCGCTCATCACGCTCGCGGTGCCCTCGCCGTGCACTGCGTCGAGTGCAAACGGCGCAATGCTCAGCACAAACGGTGcgatcgtcgcggcgccgagctgtGCGGTCCGTGCGAAGGCCGCGGCCCACGCCTTGCccgacgtcggcagcgtcgGGAAGAGGTACGCGCGGAAAAGGTACACGGTCCACGCCGGTGCCACGTACAGATAAATGTGCTTCAGGTTGAGCAACGACGAAAAGAGCGCGGCACACAGCAGCATTCGGTCGACGCGTGCGGCCCACAGCGACCAGAGCATCACGCCAAAGAGCACGCCATTGTACTGAAAGTGGATGTGGTCGACCATCAGCAGGCCGGGGTGTAGCAGCACGCtcagcagcagcacgcggTTCGCGCTGTGCTccggcgtgcaccgcgcgtgcgcgtagagcgccgcggcaagcacgagctcggtcACGAGCACGGTCGCGCGCATGTACGCTTTGCACGGCCATGCCGCATAGcccagcgcgtgcaggtCGACAATCTGCTTGTCGACCCACGCCGCGGGCTGCGCCAGGAGCCACGAGAGGTAGGCAAAGAACGGCGGATAATCAAGCGTCCACTCGGACGTCGCGTCGACGTACCACTCCCGCAGCGGCAGGCTGTACGTCACCGCAAACCAGTTGCGGTGGACTTCCATGTCGGTCGAGTGGTACGCCGGCCATAGCAGCACTTTcgtgagcgtgccgagcaccagcGCCGTCACGCCCGGCGCGTCCATCGTGGAAGGGGCTCGTGCGTTGTCGGCCGAAGTTGATGGTGCGCCACGACTTTTACCAGACcgacgcgcaggcggtTGTGTCGGTGTACGCCaagggcgcagcgcgcgacgacgtgcaggTCACGGCAGACGGGCAAAAGGTACGTGGTACGGCTTATGCAGCTCTCGGTCGTGTTTACTGGCGGTACTCACGAGGGGACGCGCCTTGATCTGACGCTGTACGGAGCCGTGGAGGtggccggcgtgcgtgtgCTCGCGACCAAGGTCGAGATCACGCTCCATAAAAAGGTGCCAGCACAGTGGCCGACACTCGAGCAGAGCGgagcgccggccgtgccaGCCGTGCCAgtcgcgccggcggctgcgccgcaggaagcgccgcggcgcccgcggtCCAAGTGGGACGCGCTCCAAGttgacgacgaggagcccgtatccggcgaggcggagctcAATGCCTTTTTCAAAAAGCTGTATGCGGATGCGGATGAtgacacgcgccgcgcgatggTTAAGAGTTTCCAAGAGTCGAATGGGACGTCGCTGAGCACCAACTGGGCCGAGGTCGGCAAGAAGAAGGTCGagacgcgtgcgccgtcCGGTATGGAGCCCCGCAAATACGATGCGTAGGAAAAATGATGTTGGTGTTTGGAATGGGTGAGAAGAAGGGAAGGGAGGGGAAGAGAGGGGAAGAGAGGTTGCAAGGGAAGAGAAGGGGCCTAGACATGCGGGGCTATGGGTTGTAGGAGCGGCTGGGAATAACCGGCCAAGGATGGTATAGGCAAAGTGTCGTCGAGAGCAAAGAGGTGTCCTACTAACGCTACTGCATCCCAGGGTGCGCCTTGTCGAGACTGTCAGAAACAAGAGGCGACTGAACGACATGGACTCCACTGTGGAGGCCATTTGCTTCACGGTCTTGTTAGACCTGACGTGCCTCGC
This sequence is a window from Malassezia japonica chromosome 5, complete sequence. Protein-coding genes within it:
- the ALG8 gene encoding dolichyl-P-Glc:Glc1Man9GlcNAc2-PP-dolichol alpha-1,3-glucosyltransferase (COG:K; CAZy:GT57; EggNog:ENOG503NTZF; SECRETED:SignalP(1-25); TransMembrane:13 (n3-14c19/20o95-116i123-140o146-163i184-202o222-243i264-281o313-331i338-358o364-383i388-405o411-430i450-474o480-499i)), producing the protein MDAPGVTALVLGTLTKVLLWPAYHSTDMEVHRNWFAVTYSLPLREWYVDATSEWTLDYPPFFAYLSWLLAQPAAWVDKQIVDLHALGYAAWPCKAYMRATVLVTELVLAAALYAHARCTPEHSANRVLLLSVLLHPGLLMVDHIHFQYNGVLFGVMLWSLWAARVDRMLLCAALFSSLLNLKHIYLYVAPAWTVYLFRAYLFPTLPTSGKAWAAAFARTAQLGAATIAPFVLSIAPFALDAVHGEGTASVMSAMYARLFPFHRGLIHAYWAPNVWALYTALDRVLLFATGKSGVVSASRGIVGDTAFGVLPDVRPPTCFLLALACMVLYAVRLWQRPTYRALVLCVALCGLTSFAVGWHVHEKAILLAVVPLSLVAAHGYAYLRIWELLSAVSIVSLFPLLFTPLETPVKLVYSAIWFAVVRHALHRRVLRPMPTNLGEIVHFFETQYMYGLALLALVTNVVWPLAVAAAPTLASPRIEFLPLMATSVYCALGVMWVWLRLSISYWQDPFMDKVKDA